One window of the Ictidomys tridecemlineatus isolate mIctTri1 chromosome 11, mIctTri1.hap1, whole genome shotgun sequence genome contains the following:
- the Cep85 gene encoding centrosomal protein of 85 kDa isoform X2, producing MESRKKECDSLQKIVEKQQQKIDQLCSQIQSLEQELAQEDGTSQALREEAQRRETALQQLRTAVKELSVQNQDLIEKNLTLQEQLRQAQPGSPSSPDTAQLAIELYQELASCLQDLQAVCSIVTQRAQGHDPNLSLLLGIHSTQHPGTQLDLQKPDVIRKKLEEVQQLRHDIEDLRTTMSDRYAQDMGENCATQ from the exons atggagtccaggaagaAAGAATGTGATTCCCTCCAAAAG ATTGtagagaagcagcagcagaagaTCGATCAGTTGTGCTCACAAATACAG AGCCTAGAGCAAGAACTAGCTCAAGAAGATGGAACAAGCCAGGCTCTGAGAGAGGAGGCCCAGCGGAGGGAGACAGCCCTGCAGCAGCTGCGCACAGCTGTGAAAGAG CTCTCGGTGCAAAACCAGGATCTGATTGAGAAGAATCTGACGCTGCAGGAACAGCTGCGCCAGGCCCAGCCAGGGTCCCCATCTTCACCAGACACAGCCCAGCTGGCAATTGAGCTATACCAGGAGTTGGCCAGTTGCCTTCAAGATTTGCAGGCCGTCTGCAGCATTGTGACCCAGAGGGCCCAAGGCCACGACCCTAATCTCTCCCTGCTCCTGGGCATTCACT CCACACAGCACCCAGGGACTCAGCTAGATTTGCAGAAGCCAGATGTGATCAGGAAGAAACTAGAAGAGGTTCAGCAGCTGCGCCATGACATCGAGGATTTAAGGACCACCATGTCAGACAGATATGCCCAGGACATGGGAGAAAACTGTGCCACACAGTGA
- the Sh3bgrl3 gene encoding SH3 domain-binding glutamic acid-rich-like protein 3 encodes MSGLRVYSTSVTGSREIKSQQSEVTRILDGKRIQYQLVDISQDNALRDEMRALAGNPKATPPQIVNGDQYCGDYELFVEAVEQNTLQEFLKLA; translated from the exons ATGAGCGGCCTGCGCGTCTACAGCACGTCGGTCACTGGCTCCCGCGAA ATCAAGTCCCAGCAGAGTGAGGTGACCCGCATTCTGGATGGGAAGCGCATCCAATACCAGCTAGTGGACATCTCCCAGGACAACGCCCTGCGGGATGAGATGCGAGCCTTGGCAGGCAACCCCAAGGCCACCCCACCCCAGATCGTCAACGGGGACCAGTATTGTGGG GACTATGAGCTCTTCGTGGAGGCTGTGGAGCAGAACACACTACAGGAGTTCCTGAAGCTGGCTTGA